A part of Olleya sp. Bg11-27 genomic DNA contains:
- a CDS encoding sugar 3,4-ketoisomerase, with protein sequence MNTIDNVNLIEIPKVHDERGILAVIEKEVIPFDIKRVYYLYDIPSDAYRGGHAHKGLRQFLIPLSGSFDVIVKDGNDEKKIMLNKPNKGLLIVSGIWRELENFSSGAVCLVLASDVYDETDYIRDYEEFRLLKSR encoded by the coding sequence ATGAATACAATAGATAACGTTAATTTAATCGAGATTCCTAAAGTCCATGATGAACGTGGTATTTTGGCAGTTATAGAAAAAGAAGTTATTCCTTTTGATATAAAACGTGTCTATTATTTATACGACATACCAAGTGACGCTTATAGAGGTGGGCATGCACATAAAGGTTTGCGTCAATTTTTGATCCCGTTAAGTGGCAGTTTTGATGTTATTGTAAAAGACGGTAATGATGAAAAAAAAATAATGCTTAATAAGCCTAATAAAGGCTTGTTGATTGTGTCTGGAATCTGGAGGGAACTTGAAAATTTTTCTTCTGGTGCTGTTTGTTTAGTCTTAGCTTCGGATGTTTATGATGAAACAGACTATATTAGAGATTATGAGGAGTTTAGATTACTTAAAAGCAGATAA
- a CDS encoding glycosyltransferase family 2 protein, protein MSPFFSIVIPLYNKESYISTTLNTVLNQSFQDFEIVIVNDGSTDQSVSVINTFTDKRIQLIHQQNKGVSVARNTAIKSSTGTYIATLDGDDLWKENHLEELKKCIMLFKNAVLYCNNYEIKRHDGFVTAAKFNFDYNSECLIVPDFFEANIINYIPHSSSVAFKKDIFFKIGAYNTQLHTGQDIDLWIRFGLHGVIAFNPTITMLYNFFDPNSLSNSKLNDNRLLLINNYVNEEHSNPSLKRYMDIKRYALAIRYKFNNEDNKATLLIKAITIDNLNLKQRLILYCPKFALIAMKKFQDFLIRKNIYLSAFK, encoded by the coding sequence ATGAGTCCTTTTTTTTCTATTGTCATACCGCTTTATAACAAAGAGAGCTATATTTCTACAACTCTAAATACGGTCTTAAATCAGTCATTTCAGGATTTTGAAATTGTAATAGTTAATGACGGTTCAACGGATCAGAGCGTATCTGTTATAAACACTTTTACTGATAAAAGGATACAACTTATTCATCAACAAAACAAAGGTGTTTCTGTTGCCCGTAATACTGCTATAAAATCTTCAACAGGAACCTATATAGCAACTTTAGACGGGGATGATCTATGGAAAGAGAACCATCTTGAAGAGTTAAAAAAATGCATTATGCTTTTTAAAAATGCAGTCCTATATTGTAATAATTATGAAATTAAGCGACACGACGGATTTGTGACAGCAGCAAAATTTAATTTCGATTACAATTCAGAATGCCTAATCGTTCCTGATTTTTTTGAAGCTAATATTATAAACTACATTCCGCATTCATCTTCTGTTGCTTTCAAAAAAGACATTTTTTTCAAAATTGGAGCCTATAATACTCAATTGCATACTGGTCAAGATATTGATTTATGGATTCGATTTGGTTTACACGGTGTTATTGCATTCAACCCAACAATTACGATGCTTTACAATTTTTTTGACCCGAATAGTTTATCAAACAGCAAGCTAAATGATAATAGATTACTCCTAATCAACAATTATGTAAATGAAGAGCACTCTAACCCGTCTTTAAAGCGCTATATGGATATCAAACGTTATGCTTTAGCAATTAGATATAAGTTTAATAATGAAGATAATAAAGCAACGTTATTAATTAAAGCTATTACTATTGATAACCTTAATTTGAAACAGCGCTTGATATTATATTGCCCTAAATTTGCTTTAATAGCAATGAAAAAATTTCAAGATTTTCTAATCAGAAAAAACATATATTTATCTGCTTTTAAGTAA
- a CDS encoding cell division ATP-binding protein FtsE, translating to MSDTVLELKNVSIFQGESLVLSDVNLEMKKGDFIYLIGKTGSGKSSFMKTLYGDLKLTKGEGHIVDFDLLKLKEKEIPFLRRKLGIVFQDFKLLTDRTINDNLLFVLKATGWKDKVKMNERVASVLDKVAMKTKGFKFPHELSGGEQQRIAIARALLNDPELILADEPTGNLDPQTSIEVMEVLLEINKNGNTILMATHDYALLLKYPSKTLKCDDNKVFEVVQRKVN from the coding sequence ATGTCAGACACTGTTTTAGAATTAAAAAATGTTTCAATTTTTCAAGGCGAAAGCTTAGTACTTTCTGATGTAAATCTAGAAATGAAAAAAGGTGATTTTATTTATCTTATTGGTAAAACGGGGTCTGGAAAAAGTAGTTTTATGAAAACGCTTTATGGCGATTTAAAATTAACCAAAGGCGAAGGTCATATTGTTGATTTTGACTTACTAAAATTAAAAGAAAAAGAGATTCCTTTTTTACGTCGAAAGCTGGGTATTGTCTTTCAAGACTTTAAACTACTTACAGATCGTACCATAAATGACAATTTACTATTTGTTTTAAAAGCGACCGGTTGGAAAGACAAAGTAAAAATGAATGAACGCGTTGCTTCTGTATTAGACAAAGTAGCTATGAAAACTAAAGGTTTTAAATTCCCGCATGAATTATCCGGAGGAGAGCAACAACGTATTGCTATTGCTCGCGCCTTATTAAATGACCCTGAACTTATATTAGCTGATGAGCCAACAGGAAATCTAGATCCGCAAACAAGTATCGAGGTTATGGAAGTACTGTTAGAAATAAATAAAAATGGGAACACTATTTTAATGGCGACTCATGATTATGCTCTACTTTTAAAATACCCAAGTAAAACACTAAAATGCGACGATAATAAAGTCTTTGAAGTCGTACAACGTAAAGTTAATTAA
- a CDS encoding glycosyltransferase: protein MSSLAGGGAERSSGLLSIMLYDAGFDVHVVSVLNNIDFPYKGELLNLGLLKDKDDSVFGRWHRLRVFNSYLKQYNFDYVIDNRTRIGFVKEFIISKFLYTPRQTIYCVRNFKVNLYINSNKFLSKILYGNAYKMVGVSKGIYERLMEEYGFSNAIAIHNPVDKRSDVIKEVENDSLKEYILFFGRLDDEHKNVSLLIEGYAGSSLPEKGVKLKILGEGPDLEKLKLKAEDYGLSNNIEFLPYLVNPQDVITHALFTVLTSRYEGFPRSILESLSLGVPVVSVDCKSGPNEIIKNGCNGILVENHNPKKLADAISRLYENKELYLNCKNNSISSVVSFSEANIVQKWEAILN, encoded by the coding sequence GTGTCTTCCTTGGCAGGAGGAGGAGCAGAACGTTCTTCAGGCTTATTATCTATAATGCTTTACGATGCAGGTTTTGATGTTCATGTGGTCAGTGTTTTAAATAATATTGATTTCCCATACAAAGGTGAATTATTAAATTTAGGATTGCTTAAAGATAAAGATGATTCTGTTTTTGGAAGGTGGCACAGATTACGAGTTTTTAATTCCTATTTAAAACAATATAATTTTGATTACGTTATTGATAATAGAACACGCATAGGATTTGTAAAAGAATTTATAATTTCTAAGTTTTTATACACCCCAAGACAAACAATTTATTGTGTTCGTAATTTTAAGGTGAATCTGTATATAAACTCAAATAAATTTCTTAGTAAAATTTTGTACGGAAATGCTTATAAAATGGTAGGGGTTTCTAAAGGTATTTATGAAAGGTTGATGGAAGAGTACGGGTTTAGTAATGCAATAGCGATTCATAATCCGGTAGATAAAAGAAGTGATGTTATTAAGGAAGTGGAGAATGATTCTTTAAAAGAGTATATCCTGTTCTTTGGGCGATTAGATGATGAACATAAAAATGTTTCTCTTCTAATTGAAGGGTACGCTGGTTCATCACTACCAGAAAAAGGAGTTAAACTTAAGATTTTGGGTGAGGGGCCAGATTTAGAGAAATTAAAGCTTAAGGCGGAAGATTATGGATTATCCAACAACATTGAGTTTCTGCCATATTTAGTAAACCCTCAAGATGTGATAACTCATGCTTTATTTACAGTGCTTACGAGTAGATATGAGGGGTTTCCAAGAAGTATTTTGGAGTCTCTATCTCTTGGTGTGCCAGTAGTTTCAGTTGATTGTAAATCTGGACCAAATGAAATCATTAAGAATGGCTGTAATGGGATTCTAGTAGAAAATCATAATCCAAAAAAATTAGCAGATGCGATCAGTAGACTTTATGAAAATAAAGAATTGTATTTGAATTGTAAAAATAATTCAATAAGTAGTGTTGTTAGTTTTTCGGAAGCTAATATTGTTCAAAAATGGGAAGCCATTTTAAATTAA
- a CDS encoding glycosyltransferase family 2 protein, whose protein sequence is MLSVLIPTYNYDVTNLVNSLHQQLITSKIPFEILVFDDGSNSELNTKNDKLNALSSTTFKSLIKNVGLSNNRNLLAEASQFDYLLFIDGDSLIISDHYITNYLNSITPEFAIIYGGRIHPEEVPNNRRLRWKYGKQREDLTAKQRAQYPYKCIFCNNTLMSKTVFNNIGFEKTLNQYGHEDTLFAYQASLLNIAILHINNPILHGDVDFNDVFLGKTKKGLQNLNYIYKSGFIPITFIPFLDYFTTLKKLRLNYVLAFLYYLINPIAQYILKTKQTSLYLFDLFRISYFCHINLKP, encoded by the coding sequence ATGCTTTCTGTTTTAATACCGACTTATAATTATGACGTTACTAATTTGGTTAACAGTCTGCACCAACAACTTATAACTTCTAAAATCCCATTTGAAATTTTAGTGTTTGATGATGGCTCAAATTCGGAATTAAACACAAAAAACGACAAGCTAAACGCACTCTCTTCTACCACCTTTAAAAGTCTTATAAAAAATGTTGGTTTAAGTAATAATCGAAATCTTTTAGCGGAAGCTTCCCAATTTGATTACCTCCTATTTATTGACGGGGATTCCTTAATTATATCAGACCATTATATTACCAATTACCTTAACTCGATAACTCCAGAATTTGCTATAATATATGGTGGACGTATCCATCCCGAAGAAGTGCCTAATAATAGACGCCTACGATGGAAATACGGAAAACAAAGAGAGGATTTAACTGCAAAACAAAGAGCACAATATCCTTACAAATGCATCTTTTGTAATAACACGTTAATGAGCAAGACGGTTTTTAATAATATCGGTTTTGAAAAAACATTAAACCAATACGGTCATGAAGACACTTTATTTGCCTATCAAGCTAGTTTATTAAACATCGCTATATTACATATCAATAATCCTATTCTACATGGAGATGTCGATTTTAATGATGTGTTTTTAGGCAAAACAAAAAAAGGCCTTCAAAACTTAAATTACATTTACAAATCAGGATTTATACCTATCACCTTTATTCCGTTTTTGGATTATTTTACAACGCTAAAAAAGCTTAGACTCAATTATGTGTTAGCCTTTTTATATTATTTAATTAATCCAATAGCCCAATACATTTTGAAAACAAAACAGACTTCTCTTTATTTATTTGATTTATTTAGAATTAGCTACTTTTGTCATATTAACCTCAAACCATGA